A window of the Procambarus clarkii isolate CNS0578487 chromosome 79, FALCON_Pclarkii_2.0, whole genome shotgun sequence genome harbors these coding sequences:
- the LOC138357696 gene encoding uncharacterized protein, which translates to MKNDAETDVDKRTERCQEGEGQRRWRLLFPASCTLAYHQKLLWTVTLGREHRKFEPLLKEGVNRPYLTILDPEFILDDQRFVWAKRHLIKGEARSQVVALVRGEVPEKVFITGAGYRHVAKYVEEPIICLKCCRWGHKSWSCQNDPRCRFCGKSHLSIVCRNRLNLGEKIVPRCCNSGGVHNASSAVCSKRPSMGVIRPVNVTEQARALTQTPGAQQNSLPQTAPVNRTNAWVKESPLLRQAQATSSHATTQDSGSDSVTVSEVATVAQKEGHNNMAKEVWAELRKVGEFLQNLGQRIESIEAKLNVQEVKEIHKTVKENQDIVVEGNNEILSAEMKESEVCVNDGSRSERKNPIITHKMKESFGPIMDISGLKKSLENRNVAFTGELGRRWEMLCQVWLSFSEFIGNDLGSELINNGSP; encoded by the exons atgaagaacgacgccgagactgatgtcgacaaacggacggaacgatgtcaggaaggtgagggtcagcggagatggaggcttctcttccctgcctcatgcacgctggcctatcatcagaagctgctgtggacagtcacacttggaagagaacaccgcaagttcgagcccctgctgaaggaaggtgtaaacagaccttacttaacg attctggaccccgaattcatcctcgacgaccaacgatttgtgtgggccaagcgtcaccttattaaaggtgaagctaggagtcaggtggtggctttagtgagaggtgaagttcccgagaaagtgttcatcaccggggctggctacaggcatgtagcaaagtatgtggaagagcccataatatgcctgaaatgctgcagatgggggcataaatcctggagctgtcaaaatgatccacgatgtcgtttctgcggaaagtctcacctctctattgtgtgtagaaacagacttaatctgggtgagaaaatagttcccagatgctgcaactctggaggcgttcacaatgccagctcggctgtgtgtagcaagaggccgagtatgggtgttatccggccggtgaatgttacagagcaggcaagagctcttacccagacaccgggagcacagcaaaacagtctgccccaaacagcaccagtgaaccggacgaatgcgtgggtaaaggagtctcctttacttcgtcaggctcaagcaacaagcagccacgccaccactcaggactccggcagtgacagtgtaacggtgagtgaagtggctactgtggctcagaaagagggtcataataatatggccaaggaggtgtgggctgaactaagaaaagttggtgagttcctccaaaatcttgggcagagaatcgagtccatcgaggcgaaattaaacgttcaggaggtcaaggaaattcacaaaactgtgaaagaaaatcaggatatagtggttgagggcaataatgaaatattgagtgctgaaatgaaagaaagtgaagtgtgtgtgaatgatggtagtcgtagtgaaaggaagaaccctataattacacataaaatgaaggaatcatttgggccaataatggacatctcagggctgaaaaaatctcttgagaatcgcaatgtcgcttttactggtgaacttgggaggaggtgggagatgttatgccaggtatggctatcatttagtgaatttATAGGGAATGACTTaggcagtgaattgattaataatggatcaccctag